Proteins found in one Armatimonadota bacterium genomic segment:
- the infA gene encoding translation initiation factor IF-1: MARKENKAPESDKKKAIPVRGTVVEKLPNAVFRVELENGHEVLAHVSGKIRTRVIRVMAGDKVTVELTPYDLTRGRITWLHK, encoded by the coding sequence ATGGCTAGAAAAGAGAACAAGGCGCCCGAAAGCGACAAGAAAAAGGCCATTCCGGTCCGTGGCACCGTTGTGGAGAAGCTGCCGAATGCAGTCTTCCGTGTGGAGTTGGAGAACGGTCACGAGGTACTGGCTCACGTTTCGGGCAAGATCCGCACCCGGGTCATCCGCGTGATGGCGGGGGACAAGGTGACGGTTGAGTTGACGCCTTACGACCTCACCCGGGGCCGGATCACCTGGCTGCACAAGTAG
- the rpmJ gene encoding 50S ribosomal protein L36 → MKVHPSVKKRCDKCKIIRRHGVVRIICENPRHKQRQG, encoded by the coding sequence ATGAAAGTACATCCGTCCGTGAAGAAGCGTTGTGACAAGTGCAAGATCATCCGGCGCCATGGCGTCGTTCGCATCATCTGCGAGAATCCCCGGCACAAGCAGCGCCAGGGCTAA
- the rpsM gene encoding 30S ribosomal protein S13 has protein sequence MPRIAGVDLPRDKRVEIALTYIYGIGRHTAAEIMEKTGIDTARRMRDITEAEAAKLREVIENDYVIEGDKRREVQTNIQRLIEIGTYRGLRHRRGLPVRGQRTRTNARTRKGKRKTVAGKKKASAKT, from the coding sequence ATGCCGCGTATTGCAGGCGTAGACCTTCCGAGAGACAAACGGGTTGAGATTGCCTTGACCTACATCTATGGGATCGGCCGGCACACCGCCGCCGAGATCATGGAGAAGACCGGCATCGACACCGCTCGTCGGATGAGGGACATCACCGAGGCTGAGGCTGCGAAGCTGCGCGAGGTCATCGAAAACGACTATGTGATTGAGGGCGACAAGCGCCGCGAGGTGCAGACGAATATCCAGCGCCTTATCGAGATCGGCACCTATCGTGGCCTGCGCCATCGCCGTGGTCTGCCGGTTCGTGGCCAGCGCACCCGCACCAATGCACGCACGCGCAAGGGCAAGCGGAAGACCGTTGCCGGGAAGAAGAAGGCCAGCGCCAAGACCTGA
- the rpsK gene encoding 30S ribosomal protein S11 produces the protein MRQSQSGRKAKAKRQVPYGRANIKSTFNNTIVSIADQQGNVLCWASGGTIGFSGTKKGTPFAAQLAAENAARKAQEYGMQRVEVFTRGPGSGRETAVRALQAAGLEVASVRDISNAPHNGCRPKKRRRV, from the coding sequence ATGCGTCAGTCCCAGAGCGGTCGCAAGGCCAAGGCCAAGCGCCAGGTTCCGTATGGCCGCGCGAATATCAAGTCCACTTTCAACAATACCATCGTGAGCATCGCCGACCAGCAGGGCAACGTTCTGTGCTGGGCAAGCGGCGGCACGATCGGCTTCTCCGGGACCAAGAAGGGCACGCCGTTCGCCGCTCAGCTCGCTGCTGAGAATGCGGCCCGCAAGGCCCAGGAGTACGGCATGCAGAGGGTCGAGGTGTTCACGCGGGGGCCCGGTTCGGGCCGCGAGACGGCTGTGCGCGCGTTGCAGGCTGCGGGCCTGGAGGTCGCCTCTGTGCGCGATATCAGCAACGCCCCGCACAATGGTTGCCGGCCGAAGAAGCGCCGGCGCGTCTAA
- the rpsD gene encoding 30S ribosomal protein S4 has product MSRYRGPVCRICRREGQKLFLKGQRCNGPKCAIEKKAYPPGQFGDSTQRRRRISDYGMQLREKQRLRAIYGVLEKPFRKYVMEAERMEGVAGENLLKLLESRLDSVLVRASLASSRAEARQLIAHGHVTVNGRKVTIKSFRMRPGDVVGVRERSREIQPIAGAVASAGGRPSLPWLQADPENRTATMLSLPERADIDVDIDEQTIIEFYSR; this is encoded by the coding sequence ATGTCACGCTACCGAGGCCCCGTGTGCCGGATCTGCCGCCGCGAAGGGCAAAAGCTTTTCCTGAAGGGCCAGCGCTGCAATGGCCCCAAGTGCGCGATTGAGAAGAAAGCGTACCCGCCCGGGCAGTTCGGCGATTCAACCCAGCGCCGCCGGCGCATCAGCGACTACGGCATGCAGCTTCGCGAGAAGCAGCGGTTGCGGGCCATCTACGGGGTGCTCGAAAAGCCTTTCCGCAAGTACGTGATGGAGGCTGAGCGGATGGAGGGCGTCGCGGGCGAAAATCTGCTCAAGCTGCTTGAGAGTCGCCTCGACAGCGTGCTTGTGCGCGCTTCCCTGGCATCCAGCCGCGCCGAGGCCCGCCAGCTGATCGCCCACGGTCACGTGACCGTAAACGGCCGGAAGGTCACCATCAAGTCCTTCCGGATGCGGCCGGGTGACGTTGTCGGCGTGCGCGAGAGGAGCCGGGAAATTCAGCCGATTGCCGGTGCTGTGGCGTCGGCCGGAGGCCGCCCCAGTCTCCCGTGGCTGCAGGCGGATCCGGAAAATCGGACCGCCACCATGCTCAGCCTGCCCGAGCGGGCTGACATTGACGTAGACATCGACGAGCAGACCATCATCGAGTTCTACTCTCGGTAA
- a CDS encoding DNA-directed RNA polymerase subunit alpha has protein sequence MIGELDPKITAMALDPKYGKFAIEPLERGFGHTLGNAFRRVLLAHIPGAAVTDVRIEGALHEFTTLPGVVEDVMELVLNLKELAIKVSPLPSDEEHEERICRISASGETEVLGADVVTPAGVEILNPEIHIASLSDADARLEIEFWVEIGTGYEPTEERTRPRRGSDIIPVDALYAPIKRATYAVEPTRLGHRTDLDRLVLELFGNGTVLPEDALKIAAKIMQGYIAIFLGDVEEDHALTEAAAETADEGNKWLETPIEDVDFSVRTFNCLKKESINTLGELVRKSPEDLLGIRNFGKRSLEEAIEKLAQFGLSLAEPSEDRG, from the coding sequence ATGATAGGGGAACTTGACCCCAAGATCACCGCAATGGCACTGGACCCGAAGTACGGGAAGTTTGCCATCGAACCGCTGGAGCGCGGTTTCGGGCACACGCTGGGGAACGCGTTCCGCAGGGTTCTGCTGGCCCATATTCCGGGCGCGGCAGTAACTGATGTGCGCATCGAGGGAGCGCTGCATGAGTTCACGACGCTCCCGGGTGTTGTCGAAGACGTGATGGAACTGGTCCTGAACCTGAAAGAACTGGCCATTAAGGTCTCGCCACTACCGTCGGACGAGGAACATGAGGAGCGTATCTGCCGCATTTCGGCGTCGGGAGAGACCGAGGTTCTGGGCGCGGATGTGGTGACCCCTGCGGGTGTGGAGATCCTAAATCCCGAAATCCACATCGCCTCGCTCAGCGATGCGGACGCGCGGCTGGAAATCGAGTTCTGGGTGGAGATCGGCACGGGCTACGAGCCTACGGAGGAGCGCACTCGGCCGCGACGCGGCAGCGACATCATCCCCGTTGATGCGTTGTACGCTCCGATCAAGCGCGCGACGTACGCCGTTGAGCCTACCCGTCTGGGGCACCGGACCGACCTGGATCGGCTTGTCCTGGAACTTTTCGGAAACGGCACTGTCTTGCCCGAGGATGCATTGAAAATCGCCGCGAAGATCATGCAGGGGTACATCGCGATCTTCCTGGGCGACGTCGAAGAGGACCACGCCCTGACTGAAGCAGCTGCAGAAACTGCCGACGAGGGCAACAAGTGGCTCGAGACGCCGATTGAGGACGTGGATTTCAGCGTCCGGACCTTCAACTGCCTGAAGAAGGAAAGCATCAACACCCTGGGCGAGCTTGTCCGCAAGTCTCCGGAGGACCTGCTGGGTATCCGGAACTTCGGGAAGCGCTCGCTCGAGGAAGCCATCGAAAAGCTTGCACAGTTCGGCCTGTCCCTGGCCGAGCCCAGCGAAGACAGGGGCTAA
- the rplQ gene encoding 50S ribosomal protein L17: MRHRKDHKRMGRAADQRIALLRSQTGSLFRHNRIKTTVTKAHETSRFAERLITLAKRGDLAARRRVLQELPQPDVVAHLFSQIAPRYADRSGGFTRITRAGQRQGDGSEMAILELTD, encoded by the coding sequence ATGCGACACCGCAAAGACCATAAGCGCATGGGCAGGGCAGCCGACCAGCGGATCGCCCTCCTGCGCAGCCAAACGGGCTCTTTGTTCCGGCACAACCGGATCAAGACCACCGTCACCAAGGCCCACGAGACCAGCCGTTTCGCAGAAAGGCTTATCACGCTGGCGAAGCGCGGCGACCTCGCAGCACGCCGTCGGGTGCTGCAGGAGCTTCCGCAGCCGGATGTAGTGGCCCACCTGTTTTCTCAGATCGCCCCGCGCTATGCGGATCGTTCCGGTGGGTTTACACGGATCACGCGGGCCGGACAGCGCCAGGGCGATGGCTCCGAGATGGCCATTCTTGAGCTGACGGACTAG
- the truA gene encoding tRNA pseudouridine(38-40) synthase TruA translates to MRHFKLVVQYDGTGYAGFQRQPDRPTVQGEIEKALEGILGEPSRIVGAGRTDAGVHATGQVIRVSTDKPIPCERLVEALNDSLPRAICVSGGQEVGEEFHPQYSAIAKTYSYQIMNRNARSPFLELWAWHIRQRLDVDAMQQAGDVLVGEHDFAAFAASGGSACSTVRTVTELSCRRLDEGLVQIRITGNGFLYMMVRNVVGTLVEVGLGRRSAESMPAVLASRDRGLAGATAPAHGLCLCEVIYE, encoded by the coding sequence ATGCGACACTTCAAGCTCGTCGTGCAGTACGATGGGACCGGCTATGCGGGCTTCCAGAGACAGCCTGACCGGCCCACGGTGCAGGGTGAGATCGAGAAAGCGCTGGAAGGCATACTGGGCGAGCCGTCCCGAATAGTAGGGGCGGGGCGCACCGATGCCGGGGTCCACGCAACCGGGCAGGTGATCCGAGTCTCCACGGACAAGCCGATCCCCTGTGAGCGGCTTGTGGAGGCGTTGAACGACTCGTTGCCGCGCGCCATCTGCGTCAGCGGTGGCCAGGAGGTCGGCGAGGAGTTCCATCCGCAGTACAGTGCGATCGCGAAGACCTACTCGTACCAGATCATGAACCGCAACGCGCGCTCACCTTTCCTGGAATTGTGGGCGTGGCACATCCGCCAACGGCTGGATGTGGACGCCATGCAGCAGGCGGGGGATGTGCTGGTGGGGGAGCACGATTTTGCAGCTTTCGCGGCCTCGGGTGGGTCGGCCTGCAGCACAGTTCGGACGGTGACAGAACTGAGTTGTCGGCGCCTGGATGAGGGCCTTGTGCAGATCAGGATCACCGGGAACGGGTTCCTTTACATGATGGTTCGCAATGTGGTGGGGACGCTGGTGGAAGTGGGGTTGGGGCGTCGCTCCGCGGAGAGTATGCCTGCGGTGCTGGCGTCGCGGGACAGGGGTCTTGCCGGCGCAACGGCCCCAGCTCACGGCCTGTGTCTGTGCGAGGTCATCTACGAGTAA
- the rplM gene encoding 50S ribosomal protein L13: protein MKAEDAQADWWHVDADGQVLGRLAAKVAAILRGKHKPTYTPHTACGDFVVVTNASKVVLTGRKAAQKKRYSHSGYPGHLKEESYEHFLARAPEKVVLKAIAGMLPHNALGRKLIGRVKVYAGSEHRHDAQQPKPLEI, encoded by the coding sequence ATGAAAGCCGAGGACGCCCAGGCAGACTGGTGGCATGTGGATGCCGACGGTCAGGTTCTCGGTCGGTTGGCCGCCAAGGTTGCGGCTATTTTGCGCGGGAAGCATAAGCCGACTTACACCCCGCACACTGCCTGCGGCGACTTTGTGGTGGTCACTAACGCCAGCAAGGTCGTCCTGACGGGACGGAAAGCGGCGCAGAAGAAGCGCTACAGCCACTCGGGCTACCCGGGGCATCTGAAAGAAGAGTCCTATGAGCACTTCCTCGCCCGGGCCCCCGAGAAGGTGGTCCTGAAAGCCATTGCGGGGATGCTCCCGCACAACGCGTTGGGCCGCAAGCTCATCGGTCGCGTGAAGGTGTACGCCGGCTCTGAGCACCGCCACGACGCGCAGCAGCCCAAGCCGCTGGAGATCTAA
- the rpsI gene encoding 30S ribosomal protein S9, with protein MEQDRFYGTGKRKDAVARVWVARGTGEFTINGQPYAEYLHRVQLEQIVLQPLQLIDGVDKYDVRAFVKGGGISGQAGAVRHGIAKALVAEDESRRTLLGAAGLLTRDPRVKERKHAGFRRARRAKQFSKR; from the coding sequence TTGGAGCAGGACAGGTTCTACGGCACCGGCAAGCGGAAGGATGCAGTTGCGCGCGTTTGGGTGGCTCGCGGCACCGGAGAATTCACCATCAACGGGCAGCCTTACGCTGAGTACCTGCACCGCGTGCAGCTTGAGCAGATCGTTCTGCAGCCCCTGCAGCTGATCGACGGTGTCGACAAGTACGATGTGCGGGCTTTCGTGAAGGGCGGGGGCATCAGCGGACAGGCTGGCGCAGTCCGTCACGGCATCGCCAAGGCTTTAGTAGCGGAGGATGAAAGCCGGCGCACCCTTCTTGGCGCTGCCGGGCTGCTCACTCGTGACCCGCGCGTCAAGGAGCGCAAGCACGCCGGGTTCCGCCGGGCCCGCCGCGCGAAGCAGTTCTCCAAGCGGTAA
- a CDS encoding DegT/DnrJ/EryC1/StrS family aminotransferase, translated as MPNLAINGGPKTIDRPIGKQWPIYGDEERQALTSVLESGKWWRGAYQDSAESQVGRFEAAFAEYQGARFGVACTNGTQAIELALKAVGIKPGDEVICPASTFVATATAVILVNAIPIVVDIEPETYQIDPDAIEAAITPRTAGIIPVHYGGYPCNMDRIMDIAAKHGLFVIEDCAHAHGSQWKGKGCGTFGQFGTFSLQAGKNLTAGEGGIVLTNDEELAAKAFSYHHIGRIAGRPFYEHHIVASNLRMTEWQGAIALAQLSRLPEQNLTRMRNFRHLEAGLREIPGVEPIEWDENVVTRRGCYFYHFKFKSDQFAGLSRAKFVEAMAAEGLSIGSGHLHPIQKNPLFTNRNFGPVCWPSGCEPPDYSTVETPVADRVLAEEGCSLGHSVFLGDTSDMDLILAAIRKVRDNVDELL; from the coding sequence ATGCCGAACCTCGCGATCAATGGCGGACCGAAGACTATCGACCGGCCCATAGGGAAACAGTGGCCGATCTACGGCGATGAAGAGCGCCAGGCGCTCACCAGCGTGCTGGAGTCGGGAAAGTGGTGGCGCGGCGCATATCAGGATAGCGCGGAATCTCAGGTGGGGCGCTTCGAAGCTGCCTTCGCCGAGTATCAGGGCGCCAGGTTTGGGGTCGCCTGCACCAACGGTACCCAGGCCATCGAGCTCGCCCTCAAAGCCGTCGGCATCAAGCCGGGTGATGAGGTGATCTGCCCCGCATCCACCTTCGTCGCCACCGCCACCGCAGTCATCCTCGTCAACGCGATTCCCATCGTCGTGGACATCGAGCCCGAAACCTACCAGATTGACCCCGATGCCATCGAGGCGGCGATCACTCCGCGCACTGCCGGCATCATCCCGGTCCACTATGGCGGCTATCCATGCAATATGGACCGCATTATGGACATCGCCGCTAAGCATGGCCTGTTCGTGATCGAGGACTGCGCACATGCCCATGGCAGCCAGTGGAAGGGCAAGGGCTGCGGCACTTTCGGTCAGTTCGGCACCTTCAGCCTGCAGGCCGGCAAGAACCTCACAGCCGGTGAGGGCGGCATTGTCCTCACCAATGACGAGGAGCTCGCCGCCAAGGCCTTCAGCTACCACCACATCGGGCGCATCGCCGGGCGGCCCTTCTACGAACACCACATCGTCGCCAGCAATCTGCGCATGACCGAGTGGCAGGGCGCCATCGCCCTGGCGCAGCTGAGCCGTCTGCCTGAGCAGAACCTCACCCGCATGCGCAACTTCCGGCATCTCGAAGCCGGTCTGCGCGAAATCCCCGGTGTGGAGCCCATCGAGTGGGATGAGAACGTGGTGACCCGCCGCGGATGCTACTTCTACCACTTCAAGTTCAAGAGCGACCAGTTCGCCGGACTCTCCCGGGCGAAGTTCGTCGAGGCAATGGCTGCCGAGGGCCTGAGCATCGGCAGCGGGCACCTGCACCCGATCCAGAAGAACCCGCTCTTCACCAACCGCAACTTCGGCCCTGTTTGCTGGCCCAGCGGCTGCGAGCCTCCGGATTACTCGACCGTTGAGACGCCCGTGGCAGACCGTGTCCTGGCCGAAGAGGGCTGCTCACTGGGCCACTCGGTGTTCCTTGGCGACACCAGCGACATGGACCTGATCCTCGCGGCAATCCGCAAAGTCCGTGACAACGTGGATGAGCTACTGTAG
- the hemC gene encoding hydroxymethylbilane synthase, whose protein sequence is MPDRLVLATRGSKLALAQSQLVAEQLSQHAPHLQIELLVVKTTGDKISDGSLSEAGGVGLFAKEVEEALLDGRADFAVHSLKDLPTEMPSGLTLAAMPERADPRDVLVCRDADGIDALPEGAVIGTSSPRRMAQLAHYRPDLRFHPLRGNIDTRLRRLESEGLDAIVLAGAGLLRLGMADRITQWLPLEISLPAAGQGILAVEARADDTRTISALSAIDCRTARVCALVERAALAALGGGCRQPVGVLARVDAGMCQVRGVILEPDGRDCCRACVTGGLDAPEDLGRELARELRQMGATRMLEQNKGSWSTEHPRGKQ, encoded by the coding sequence ATGCCTGATCGCCTTGTGCTCGCCACGCGCGGGAGCAAACTCGCGCTGGCGCAGTCGCAGCTTGTGGCGGAGCAGTTGAGCCAACATGCTCCCCATCTGCAGATAGAACTCCTGGTCGTGAAGACCACGGGCGATAAAATCTCCGATGGATCACTGTCCGAAGCCGGCGGCGTGGGCCTGTTCGCGAAGGAGGTCGAAGAGGCGCTGCTCGACGGGCGCGCCGATTTCGCCGTCCACAGTCTCAAGGACCTGCCCACCGAAATGCCTTCCGGCCTCACACTGGCTGCCATGCCGGAACGCGCCGACCCCCGTGATGTGCTGGTCTGCAGAGATGCAGACGGGATCGATGCCCTTCCCGAGGGCGCGGTGATCGGCACATCCAGCCCCCGGCGCATGGCGCAACTTGCCCACTACCGGCCCGACCTGCGCTTCCACCCGCTTCGCGGCAACATAGATACCAGACTGCGCAGGCTGGAGAGCGAAGGCCTGGATGCCATTGTCCTTGCAGGTGCGGGCCTCCTCAGACTGGGCATGGCCGACAGGATTACTCAGTGGCTGCCGCTGGAGATCTCCTTACCCGCCGCCGGGCAGGGCATCCTGGCAGTCGAGGCGCGAGCCGACGATACCAGGACGATCTCCGCGCTCTCAGCGATTGACTGCCGGACCGCAAGGGTCTGTGCCCTTGTGGAGCGCGCCGCTCTCGCTGCGCTTGGGGGAGGATGCCGTCAGCCAGTCGGAGTACTCGCCCGAGTGGACGCCGGTATGTGCCAGGTTCGGGGCGTGATTCTCGAACCTGACGGCAGAGACTGCTGCCGTGCTTGCGTGACAGGCGGCCTCGATGCGCCGGAAGACCTCGGAAGAGAGCTTGCTCGCGAACTGCGCCAGATGGGAGCCACCCGCATGCTGGAACAGAACAAGGGATCCTGGTCGACGGAGCACCCACGGGGGAAGCAATAG
- the hemL gene encoding glutamate-1-semialdehyde 2,1-aminomutase, which translates to MNTSKSAVLFEEAQRRLPGGVNSPVRAFRSVGGTPRFISHGKGGRLWDVDGNEYVDWVMSWGPLILGHADPRVVAAATEAISKGASFGAPTSAEVRMAELLQEAMPSLELVRMVNSGTEATMSAIRVARAFTGRDKVIKFDGCWHGHADGLLVKAGSTGLQYGVPDSAGVPAGYARETLVARFGDLDSVRALVSDHPDQIAAVIVEPVAGNMGVVPPAEGFLQGLREITAAAGILLIFDEVITGFRVARGGAQERYGVTPDMTTLGKIIGGGFPVGAYGGRHDIMQYVSPLGPAVQAGTLAGNPVAMAAGIATLEALREPGVYELLERKAATLEAGISSAAARAGVKITCNRVGSMMTAFFSHRPVTSADDIACASATAYAAFFHAMLERGVYFAPSYCEAAFISTAHDEEDLEKTIAAAGEAFAVVKDGGYA; encoded by the coding sequence ATGAACACGAGTAAGTCCGCAGTCCTGTTCGAAGAGGCCCAGAGACGGTTGCCCGGAGGCGTAAACTCTCCGGTCCGAGCGTTCCGATCGGTGGGCGGAACCCCTCGATTCATCAGCCACGGCAAGGGCGGCCGGCTATGGGATGTAGACGGTAATGAGTACGTGGATTGGGTGATGTCGTGGGGACCACTCATCCTCGGCCATGCAGATCCCCGGGTGGTCGCTGCGGCGACCGAGGCAATCTCAAAGGGCGCCAGCTTCGGCGCCCCGACATCCGCCGAGGTCCGTATGGCCGAACTGCTTCAGGAAGCCATGCCATCTCTCGAACTCGTCCGCATGGTCAACTCCGGCACGGAGGCGACGATGAGCGCTATCCGGGTGGCGCGCGCCTTCACTGGTCGAGACAAAGTGATCAAGTTCGACGGCTGTTGGCACGGTCACGCCGATGGGCTCCTCGTCAAAGCCGGCTCAACCGGCCTCCAGTACGGCGTTCCCGACAGCGCCGGCGTACCTGCCGGCTATGCGCGGGAGACTCTCGTCGCTCGGTTCGGCGATCTCGACTCCGTGCGGGCGCTGGTCTCCGATCACCCGGACCAGATTGCGGCCGTGATCGTCGAGCCGGTGGCCGGCAACATGGGCGTCGTGCCGCCGGCGGAAGGTTTCCTGCAGGGCCTACGCGAGATAACCGCTGCCGCGGGGATACTCCTTATCTTCGACGAAGTCATCACCGGTTTCCGGGTCGCCCGGGGAGGTGCACAGGAACGGTACGGGGTAACTCCCGATATGACCACCCTGGGGAAGATTATCGGAGGAGGTTTCCCGGTCGGGGCATACGGCGGAAGGCATGACATCATGCAGTACGTATCTCCCCTGGGACCGGCTGTGCAGGCGGGCACTCTCGCAGGAAACCCTGTAGCCATGGCGGCCGGGATCGCCACCCTGGAGGCCCTGCGCGAGCCTGGCGTGTATGAGCTGCTGGAGCGAAAAGCCGCCACTCTTGAGGCAGGCATCAGCTCCGCCGCGGCGAGAGCCGGCGTCAAGATCACCTGTAACCGGGTCGGCTCAATGATGACCGCGTTCTTCTCACACCGACCTGTAACAAGCGCGGATGACATCGCCTGTGCAAGTGCCACTGCGTACGCCGCCTTCTTCCACGCGATGCTGGAGCGAGGCGTGTATTTCGCGCCCTCATACTGCGAAGCGGCGTTCATCTCAACAGCCCACGACGAAGAGGATTTGGAGAAGACCATCGCCGCGGCTGGCGAAGCGTTTGCGGTCGTGAAGGATGGGGGCTATGCCTGA
- a CDS encoding Lrp/AsnC family transcriptional regulator, producing MIDPADWLVIERLQQGIPLTERPFQEMAGDTGMSEDEFLCRMRRLRDEGVIRRLGPRLRHRQAGIAGNVMVVWKVPLARQDEVGRLFAGDSHVSHCYLRPAFEGFPYTLYTMIHGPDVDTVHQVIRRLAQQSGLSEFLLLSTVRELKKTSPVYRRPESERDEHE from the coding sequence ATGATTGACCCGGCCGACTGGCTCGTGATCGAGCGTCTGCAGCAGGGCATCCCGCTGACCGAGCGTCCATTTCAGGAAATGGCAGGCGACACCGGGATGTCTGAGGATGAGTTTCTGTGCAGGATGCGGCGTCTCCGCGATGAAGGGGTTATCCGCAGGCTGGGGCCCCGACTGAGACATCGTCAGGCGGGGATCGCGGGGAATGTCATGGTCGTGTGGAAAGTGCCACTCGCGCGCCAGGATGAGGTCGGCCGGCTGTTCGCCGGCGACAGTCACGTGAGCCACTGTTATCTCCGCCCGGCCTTCGAGGGCTTCCCCTACACCTTATACACCATGATCCATGGCCCTGATGTCGACACCGTGCATCAGGTCATACGTCGGCTTGCGCAGCAGTCCGGCCTTTCCGAGTTCCTGCTGCTGAGTACCGTGCGCGAGTTGAAGAAGACCAGTCCTGTATATCGAAGACCGGAGAGCGAGCGAGATGAACACGAGTAA
- a CDS encoding Lrp/AsnC family transcriptional regulator — MDSFDARLLEAAQEGLPLVTRPFKALAEQLGASEREVIDAFDRLQREGIIRELSAFLDPRSLGYHSTLACVRVPPERVDEVAALLAEMPEVTHNYLRDHEYNMWFTLIAPSEEEINEKLATIADRAECGPIHNLPAERVYKIRVAFRADEMAS; from the coding sequence GTGGATAGTTTCGATGCCCGTCTACTGGAAGCAGCGCAGGAAGGCCTGCCCCTGGTCACGCGCCCCTTCAAGGCGCTGGCCGAGCAACTGGGTGCTTCCGAGAGGGAAGTGATCGATGCCTTTGACCGGTTACAACGGGAGGGCATCATCCGTGAGTTGTCTGCCTTCCTAGATCCGCGCAGCCTGGGCTATCATAGTACCCTCGCCTGTGTGAGAGTCCCTCCGGAACGCGTGGACGAAGTCGCCGCCTTGCTTGCCGAAATGCCGGAAGTGACCCACAACTACCTGCGCGACCATGAGTACAACATGTGGTTCACACTGATTGCCCCCTCGGAGGAAGAGATCAACGAGAAACTGGCCACAATCGCCGACCGCGCGGAGTGTGGGCCCATTCATAATCTTCCAGCTGAGAGGGTCTACAAGATTCGGGTCGCTTTCCGCGCAGACGAGATGGCGTCATGA
- the nirJ2 gene encoding putative heme d1 biosynthesis radical SAM protein NirJ2, whose translation MLISWNTTRQCNQFCRHCYRAAGAEPDPDELTTDEGRQLLEEIARAGFKIMVLSGGEPLMREDIYDLCRHGTEQGLRVVLGTNGTLITPAVVARLKAAGLARVGISLDHIDPDIHDEWRCMPGAWEASVQGMKHCLEGGLPFQIHTTVTERNAQIITQMTDLAGELGAVGHHIFFLVPTGRGEDIEAESLKAREYERLLSCILDKQREVEIELKPTCAPQFMRIARRKGIPMRYTKGCLAGTAYCVIIPNGDVQPCPYLPLKVGNVRETPFSEIWATSPVFSRLRTEKPSGRCQDCDAETICGGCRARAYYYSAGDYMAEDPWCLYRSPGRRGAAGG comes from the coding sequence ATGCTGATATCGTGGAACACCACGCGCCAGTGCAACCAGTTCTGCAGGCACTGCTACCGGGCAGCGGGAGCCGAACCGGACCCCGACGAACTGACCACCGATGAGGGCAGGCAATTGCTGGAAGAGATAGCCCGGGCCGGGTTCAAGATCATGGTGCTCAGCGGCGGCGAGCCGCTCATGCGCGAGGACATCTACGATCTGTGCCGCCATGGCACGGAGCAGGGCCTGAGGGTGGTCCTTGGGACCAATGGCACGCTCATCACTCCTGCAGTCGTCGCCAGGCTCAAAGCTGCCGGACTGGCGCGCGTCGGTATCAGCCTCGATCACATCGATCCCGACATACATGATGAATGGCGCTGCATGCCCGGGGCGTGGGAAGCCTCTGTGCAGGGCATGAAACACTGTCTGGAGGGCGGCCTCCCCTTCCAAATCCACACCACCGTCACCGAGCGCAATGCACAGATCATCACGCAAATGACCGATCTCGCCGGGGAACTCGGCGCGGTGGGGCACCATATCTTCTTCCTTGTGCCCACCGGCCGGGGCGAGGACATCGAGGCGGAGAGCCTCAAAGCGCGCGAGTACGAGCGCCTTCTCAGCTGCATCCTCGACAAGCAGCGCGAGGTTGAGATCGAGCTCAAGCCCACCTGCGCTCCGCAGTTCATGCGCATCGCAAGACGCAAGGGCATTCCCATGCGCTACACCAAAGGGTGCCTGGCTGGGACGGCGTATTGCGTCATCATCCCCAACGGCGACGTACAGCCCTGCCCATACCTGCCGCTCAAAGTGGGCAATGTTCGCGAAACACCATTCTCAGAAATCTGGGCCACCAGTCCCGTCTTCAGCCGGTTGCGGACAGAGAAACCGTCCGGGCGCTGCCAGGATTGCGACGCCGAGACGATCTGCGGTGGGTGCCGGGCACGCGCATACTACTACTCGGCGGGCGACTACATGGCCGAGGACCCCTGGTGTCTGTATAGATCGCCCGGACGGAGGGGTGCCGCCGGTGGATAG